The window CTTCTTTGGCCAGGCGACGCGCCTTGGGTGAGGCCGGCACTCTTGCCGGCGCGGGTTCCGGACTGCGTTCAAGTAGTCTCTGCACGTCAGCCTTCATGATGCGACTCTGCTCGGCCCGTACCTGGCTTAGTTCAATGCCGTGTTCGGCGGCCATCCGGGCCGCCACCGGGCTGGCGATACGTGCTTTTTCAGGCGGGGACAATCGGGCAGCCGGCGGCTCCACCGTGTCGGGAGATAGTCCGCTCGCCGCCAGTTCTTCGGGCGAGATAATGTGGCCGATTGTCTGCCCTACGGGAACCACATCGCCCTCTTCGGCCGTGATGTTAATCAGGATGCCGGATACCAGCGCCTCAATCTCAACCGTCACTTTGTCGGTTTCAATCTCAATCAGCGGCTCGCCCTTCGCAACGCTGTCGCCCTCGCGCTTGAGCCACCGAATGAGTGTTCCGGTTTCTTGCGCCATTCCCAGCGCCGGCATGATGATCTCCTTCTTCAATGTACTTGCTCCAAAGCAACTAATCTTAGACGAACCCACAGAGCGTTTTGGCCATCGCGCAGACGTCTTCACTCGTGGGAACCGTCAGGTCTTCGAGGGCGGGGGAGAATGGAATCGGAGTATCCATGGCTCCCAGGCGCTTGACGGGCGCATCCAGATAGTAGAAAGCGCCATCGGCAATGACGGCCGCCAATTCGGCCGTTACACCGTAGCTGGTATACCCTTCGTCAATCACGATAGCGCGGCTGGTCTTGATGGCCGATTCGATGAGCGTTCGGCGATCTAAGGGGACAGTGGTGCGCGGATCCACGACCTCGGCCTCGATGCCAATCGTCGCCAGCTGCTCGGCCGCTTCCAGAGCGACGAACACCATGCTGCTGGTGGCCACCAGCGTAATGTCGCGCCCGCTGCGCTTGACGTCAGCAACGCCAAAAGGCAACAGGTACTCATTTTCCGGCACCGGCCCTTTCTGCTGGTACATCATTTTGTCTTCGAAGAAGATGACCGGGTTGTTATCGCGAATGGCGGACTTGAGCAGACCCTTGGCGTCGTACGGGGTGGCCGGGACGACGACCTTCAGGCCGGGGATATGGCTTAGCCAGGCATGTAAGCTCTGACTATGCTGGGCGGCCGAACGGCGCGTGGCCCCCATGGTCGTGCGCACCACCATGGGTACTTGCCACTTGCCGCCGGACATGTAATGGATCTTGGCGGCCTGATTGACAATCTGGTCCATGGTCAGGGTGAGAAAGTCCCCAAACATGATATCGATCACCGGTCGCCCCCCCGTCATGGCCGCACCGACGCCGATGCCGACGATACCCGCCTCAGAAATGGGCGAATCGATGACGCGTTGCGTACCGAACTCTTCGACAAGTCCTGACAAGACCTTGAAGGGCGTACCGGCCTCAGCGACGTCTTCGCCAAGGATGAAGACATCACGGTCGCGTCGCATTTCTTCCTGAAGGGCTTCGCGGATGGCCTGTCCGAATGTAATAGAACGGTCGTCGGTCTTAGGCGTAGACAAAACGTCCTACCTCCTCCTGATTGGGGAATGGCGCAGCCAACCCGCTTTGGACGGCGCGGGCAATGTCGCTTTCGATGCCGCGGTCAATTTGATCCAGTAGGTTTTGGTCCGCCCGGCCGCCGGCCAGCAAGTATTCACCCAACTTGGTGATGGGATCTCGCTGCTGCCAGGCAACCTCTTCGTCCTTCGGCCGGTAATACTTGCGATCGATGTCACCAACATGATGACCGTGATAGCGATAGGTGTTGCATTGCAGGAAGAATGGTTGCGGCGAGACGCGCATCCTTTCGACTATTTCGCGGGCTGTAAGGTAGACCTGGATCACATCCTGGCCGTCAATGGTTTTGCTCTCAATGCCAAACGCCGCGGCGCGCGCGGCCACATCGCCAGCCAGCGTCTCACGGAAGTGGGTGTATTCGCTGTAGAGGTTGTTTTCGCAGACAAAGAGGACAGGCAGCGACCACAAAGCGGCCATATTCATGACTTCATAAAGAAGCCCCTGGCCCAATGCACCTTCGCCAAAAAAGCAGACTGAAACTTGATCCGTGCCGCGCATTTTGGCCTGCAGCGCTGCCCCGGTGGCAATTCCCATGCTGCCACCGACGATAGCGTTGGCGCCCAAATTGCCGCTTTCAGGGTCGGCGATATGCATGGAGCCACCCTTGCCGTGACAGTAACCACTTTCTTTACCAAGCAGTTCGGCAAACATGCGATCCGGTTCGGCCCCTTTCGCCAGACAATGACCGTGGCCGCGGTGCGTGCTGGTGATGTAGTCATCACGACGCAGCACTTCGCAAAGCCCGACCGCCACGCCTTCCTGGCCAATATACAGGTGGGCCAATCCAGGCATTTTGGCCCCCCGGTAAAGTTCATTGACTGCTTCTTCGAAGTGCCGGATGGTTAGCATCTGCTGATACAGATGCAGCAGCACCTCGACGTCCAGCTCTCGGCCAACAGGCAAGGCAGATCGATCGTCTTTGTCATCCATAAAGCGATTCAGCTCCCCTCTGGTGGAATGGTTGTATTAGCGAAAAATACCGGGAATCTACTTATCTCCCGGGCTACTTCATGGCCCGGGGCGGAGTTTGATATCCTGTTGGATTTGCTCCATGTGGAGCAGCATTTCCTGACGGGCGGCGTCCGCATCATGCGCCTTGATTGCCGCCAGGATGCGCATGTGGTGGTATTGACCATGCTGCAGACCGGACGGGGTCTCGGATATGCTGATGCGCATTTCATGCAGCAGATCGACAATCGGCTCGAGCATCCTGACGATTAGCTTGTTCTTGGTAGCATTCGCCAATGCCATGTGAAAAGCGCTATCCGCACTGACAAAAGATTCCGGGTCAGCGAGACCGGCTTCCATTGTAGCGACAGCCTTCTCCAGCACGTCGATGTCCTCATCGGTTGCCCGTCTCGCCGCCATGGCGGCGATTTCCGGCTCCAACAGCGCTCGAACCTCGACGAGGTCGTCGGAGATGCGATCGCTGCTCATGCTCATCATGAGTGAAAAGGACTCCTTAAAAGCCGACGAGGTTCCATTGGTTACGTGGGTTCCTCGACCTTGTTGTACTTCGACAAGCCCTTCGCGCTCCAGAGACTTAATCGCCTCACGGATAACAGTCCGCGAGACCTCGAACTGTTCCGCCAGGCCTTGTTCAGGGGGCAGGCGGTCGCCGGTCTCAAGCTCACCGCTGATGATCCGCTCCTTAATCTGCGTGGCGACCACTTTATACAGTTGGGACGATTTGACTGGTGAATACATACTTTTACTTTCTCGGAACTAAACATATGATGATTTTATCATTATATGATAGATAGATGTGAACATCATACAACTTAACGAAACAGTTGTCAATGCTGTTGTTCACTTTGGGTATCGAACTATGCCCCTCCTTGCAGCTCAACGACCGCAGCCGATAACGAGGCCGGGCTTCCGTTCTGATGCCTATCCCTCTTTGGTCATGCGTCATCACAACATGCCGGCGAACCCTCCTCCGCCGGGCACAAGAAAATAGCCGGAACAGGTTTCCCGGTCCCGGCTACTTGAAATGTGTGGATTCTCTTTTCTTCTTATCCACCGAGTATATCGTAATACGTCGCTGGACGGCGGCGGGGGGTGGTTTGTTCGGCGGCCAGGGCCAGGCGCAGGAGCACCGGCTCCGCCCACGGCCGCGCCATCGCTTGCATCCCAATGGGCAGCCCGCGCGCGTCGTAGCCGACCGGGAAGGCGATGGCCGGGTGGCCGGTCAGATTGGCCGGCATGGCAAAGCGCATCAGTTCGGTCACGCTGCTCAGGTCCGACCAGCCGTCATGCTCGCAGCCGTCGGGCACGGTTGGCGCGGTGACGGCCGTGGCCGGGGTCAGGATGGCATCGACCCGCTCGAAGGCCCGGCCGAAATGACCCAGCGCCCGCGTGCGCACCCGTTGCGCCTGGAGATAATCGGCGGCGCTCATGGCCCGGCCCAGGGTCAGGTTCACCCGAGTCGACGGGCTGAGTTCCGCCCAATGCTCGGCGTGCAATTCCATATTGCTGACCATCTCGGCCAGAATCGTCACCACCTGGGCGACGCGTATCTCGTCCAACTCCGGTATTGCCACATCATGCACCGTCGCGCCCATTGCCTGTAAATTGGCGACGGCCTCCTCGCAGGCAGCCACGATCTCCGGCGCGGCATGGGCGAACCACGGCCGGTAGATGCCCAGCCGCAGCCCGCGCAGATCGGGTTCATTCCAGCCGTCCAGCGTGACCGGCGGTTGATGGAGCGAATTGGGATCGCGCGCGTCCGGCCCGGCGATGCAGGCGTAGACCAAGGCCACGTCGCCGACCGTCGCCCCGATGGGGCCGAGGTGGCCCATCGACCAGGTGAGCGGCGCGGCCCCCAACTCGCTGACCCGGCCGAACGTGCTCTTCAGGCCGACCATGCCCGTCAGCGCCGCCGGGATGCGAATGGAGCCGCCGCCGTCGGCCCCGATAGCCACCGGGCAAATCCCCGCGGCCACGGCCGCCGCCGAGCCATTGGAACTGCCGCCGGCGTGGCAATCGAGGTGGTACGGGTTGCGGATGATGCCGTAATGCTCGTTGAAACCGTCGGGGTTGATGCCGATCTCGTGCATGTTGGTCTTGCCGATGAGCAGCGCCCCGGCCGCCCGCAACCGGGCCACGACCGTGGCGTCCTCGGCCGCCGGCGTTTGGCCCATGAAGCGCGTGCCCACGGTCGTGCCGTAGGGAAGCTGATCGACCTCATCCTTGACGGCCACGGGGACGCCGTCGAGCAGGCTCAGGGGCCGGCCGGCGCGGTGGCGCTCGGCCGATTGGCGGGCCTGGGTCATTAAATCATCCCGGTTGGTGGCCCGGAAGGCGCGCAACGGCCGCGGGTCGTCGTCGCTGTCGGCGATGGCCGCCAGCACGGCCTCGGCCACCGCTTCGGGCGTGGCCCGGCCGTCGCGGTAGGCGCGGGCGTAATCGGCGATGGTGGCGAACGGCGCGCCCGCCGGCCGCGCGGCGACCTGCTCCTGCACGGCGGCCCAGTCGGCCGGCGGGCTATGGCGCAATTCGGCGGCCTCGTCCAGCGCCAGCGGGTAAAACGTCGGCGCGTCGGTGAACTGCTTCTCGCGCAGGGTCGTGATGCCGCCTTGCTTCAGCAGTTGGCCGAGCAACGCCCCGCGCAGCAGGCCGTTATCCAGCGCTCCGGCAAACAGGCGCAGCGGGCGGCCGTTGATCTTGGGCAGATTGAGGGATGTCAGGTTGTAGGTGTTGGTCATGGGGATGCTCAGTGGTTAGTAGATAGTGGTCAGTGGTTAGTGGTCAGTGGAATGAATTCAATGCGAAGCGGATGGGCTGGATTAATGATGTTACCTCTTCAACCGGCTTCAGCCGGGTTTTGTGTGTCAGCGGCGGGTTTGAACCCGCCGCGTGGGCCGTTGGGGCGTATGCCGCCCGGCCGGAGACCCTTGTAATTCAATATTGGTAAATTGGCAATAACCCGCCCCTCTCCTCACCCGCCACCCGCTACCCGCCACCCGCCCCTCCCTCACTTCCGGTAATACCAAACCGTCGCCGCCACCGCCACCGCGCCCAGGACGACCCAGTTGAACGGCCGGGGGATGAGCGCGGCTACGGCCAGCCCACCGACCATGCCCAGACCGATGCCCAGGAAGGTATAGACCAGCCGCCGCTGCGACTTTTCCAGGGCCACGTCGCGCTGGAAGGAAGCGGCCGGCAGCGTCCACAGGCCCAGGGCGAATAAGAAAAAGAGCGAGCCGACCATGACCGCGGCCAGACCGCCATACGTCGGTTGCAACCAGTACATGATGGCAATACCGACGCCGATGATGATGAGCGTCAGGGCGAGGCGAATGGACATGATGATTCGGTTGGGATCAGGGCAAGGGCGAATCGGACGTGACACTCTTTTCGGCCGGCGCGCGCAGCGTTTCCAGCAGCAGCCACAGGCTGACCAGCAGGATGAACCCGCCGTAAAAGCCGGCCATGACCCCCAAGCCCATGATCAGGGCCGCGCCGATGCCGCCGGTGATGAGGAACGAGGCGATACAGGCCAGCCCCCCGGCCACAATCAGCCCGCCGATCATATAGACCAGGCAGCCGGGCACGCCAAAACGCGGCTCGCGGTTGCGCCGCAAATGCAGGATGTATTCGACCAGCCCCCCGGCCATGGCGACGGCAATGCCGAGCGCTACGCCGATGAGAAATAGCGTGAGATTACTGAGTTCGGCCGTGACGGTCATAGCTAACCTGTGTCGACAACCGTGTGAGCTAGGCTTGCAATGGACGGATAATTCTATTCTAACCCAGCCTGCCCAGCGCGCAAGACCTGAGCCGCCTACACCGGGGCTTTTCCAAAGTCGGGCCAAGGAGCAAAGAACACAGAGTCCACAGAGCGCAGACACAGAGCACACAGAGAAACCAGAGGCTACCACCCTCTGCGCTCTCTGTGTCTGCTCTCCGTGCGCTCTGTGTTCTTTGACTTTGGAAACTGCCGCCTACACTAACTCACGCGGTTGGCCGGTCGCCAACAGCACGCTCGTCCATAGCCAATCCTCCGGGTCGATCTGCTTGCGGCGGCTGACGGCGGCGGGGATGGGCACGTGGGTGTAATGGTTGTTCCAATAGCCGACGACCAGATTGGTGCGGCCGCTCATGGCGGCGTGGACGGCGTTGAAGCCCAGCAGCAGGCAGTAGGCCGAGTCGTAGGCGTTGGCCGGCAGGCTGCGAATGGTGTAGCTGGGGTCGATGTACTTCAATGAGATGGACACGTTCCGCGCGGCAAAGTAATCCTTGATGGCCTCTTTCAGGAACAGGCCGATGTCGCCCATCTTGACGTTGCCCGAGGCGTCGCGCGCGCCGTCGCGGCCGACCAACTGCTGGCCCGCGCCCTCGGCCACGGCGATGACAGCATGGCCGCGCTGCCGCAGCCGTTCGGCCAGCGCCGGCAGCAGCGCCTCTAGCGTGAACGGACATTCCGGGATGAGGCAGAAGTTGACCTGACTGTCGGCCAATGCCGAGTAGGCGGCGATGAAGCCCGATTCGCGCCCCATCAGCTTGACCAGGCCGATGCCGTTGCGCGCGGCTTCGGCCTCGTTGTGGGCGGCCTGCACGGCGCGGCGGGCCTCAGCCGTGGCCGTCACGAAGCCGAACGAACGCTCGATGAGCGAGATGTCGTTGTCGATGGTCTTGGGTACGCCGACCACGGCGATGGGCAGATTGCGGCGGGCGATCTCGGCGGCGATGGCCGCCGCGCCGCGCAACGTGCCGTCGCCGCCGATGGTGAACAGGATTCTAACGTTGCGCGCAACGAGCGTATCGACCATAAGAGTGACGTCCTGATCGCCGCGCGACGTACCCAGGATCGTGCCGCCCAGTTCGCCGATCATCTCCACCCCGTCCGGCGTCAACTGTAGGGGTTCGTGCCCCAAATCGGGGTTAAGGCCCTCGTAGCCGAAGCGAAAGCCGTCGATCTCGCGCACCCCATAATGGTGATAGAGGCTGAGCACAATGGCCCGGATGACGTCGTTGAGGCCGGGACACAGGCCGCCGCAGGTGACGATGCCCGCCCGCAGCCCGTCGGGGTTGAAGAAAAGGAACTCGCGCGGCCCGGCAGCCTCGAACGACGCCGGCGCTTGCCCCGCGGCCAGTTGGCGGGCGATGGCGACCGGGTCGGTGGCGGCGATCACGCGCTCATCGTCGGCCGTATAGCGCATGACCCGCTTGGGCGACGGCACCGTCGCCGGGCCGAGACGGTCGATATTCAAATCATGGTCGAATTCGTTTTGTTCCATCCGTGCCTATCCGTTTTTCCGTGCTAATCCGTAGCCAATTCTTCCATCACCGGCAGCGGCGCGTCGTCGGCCAATGCTCGGTCGGCATGAGCGTCCATTGCAGCCACCAGGTCGATAGGCGATTGGGCGAAGCGTAGCGCCGCCGCTCGCGCCCGGCCGTCGCGCTCGTGGGCCAGCGACCATTGCGCCTGCTCCACCAGCAGCGCCAGGGCCAGCGCCCGGCCCAGCGTCAGGCCAAAGCGGCGCGCCCCGGCCTCCAGCGCCGGGCGGTCGGCGGCCCGCTCCTGTAGCCAGTGGATGGCATTATAGATGGCGCGCGCCGCCGTCCCCGCCGCTATTGCCAGTGCCGGATCGCGCGTCGCCTGAGCCACGGCCGCCACCTTATCCTTCAAGGCCATCAGCCCGGCCGGATCGTGGGCAATGGCCCGCAGCGTGTCGAGGGCCAGCACGTTGGTCGTGCCCTCCCAGATGGGCAGCACCTGGCTATCGCGCAACAGCAGCGGCAGGCCGGTATCTTCCACGTAGCCCGCGCCGCCGTGGGCCTCCAGCACCTCCGAGGCCACGGCCACCGCCTGCCGTCCGGTGCTCAGCTTGGCGATGGAGGTCAGCAGGCGCAGCAGGTCGGCCCCGGCCGGGTCGATGTCGCCGGCCTCGTCCCGGCCGAGCAGCTCGACGACGAAAAAGCTCAGATGGAAGGCGGCCTCGGTCTCGGCCTGCAATCCGGCCAATGTGTCGACGTGGAGCGGTTGCCGGGCCAGCGGCGCGCCGAACGCCTCGCGCCGCCGGGCGTAGTCGCGGGCCAGGGCCATCCCGCGCCGCATCGTAGCCGCGGCCATGACGCTGTTCCACGTCCGCGTCAGGTGCAGCATGGGGATGATGTTGCGCACGCCGTTGGCCAGTTCCAGCACCGGTATGGCCGGCGCGCCCTCCAGCATCAATTCAGCCGTCGGCACCTTGCGCGTGCCCAGCTTGTCCTTAAGCCGGTTGACGGCGATGTGGTTCAGCCGCCCGGCTTCGTCGCGCAGTTCCAGATAGAACAGGGCCAGACCGCGCCCGCCGGGGCCGTTGCCTTCCGGCCGGGCCAGCGTCAGGGCCATCTGCGACGTGGTGGCGCTGGTGAACCATTTGCGGCCGAACAGCCGCCAGCCACCGTCCGGCTCCCGGCAGGCGACCGTCTCCGAGCGGCCGACGTCGGAGCCGCCGGTCGATTCGGTCATCCACTGGCCGCTGGTCCAGAAGTGGGCCGGGTCGCGGCTGGTCAGATGGGGCACGGCGCGGTCGATGAGCGCCCGGTTGCCGCTGAGCAACAAGGTGCGCGCCGCGCCGTCGGTCATCGCCAGCGGGCAGGTGTAGACGTCGGTCGAGGGATGGAAGAGGTAGGCCGTGGCGAACTGATGCAGTCGAGCGAAACGGCCATGCTGAGGCTCATAGGCCGCGCCGACGACGCCGAACTCGGCCGCCAGCCGCTCGGCCCGCTGCCAGACGGCCGTCACTTCGATGCGATCCACCCGCTCGCCCCAGGCATCCCACTGGGTCAGCACCGGCTCATTGAGGCGGTCGGCCAGTTGCAGCGCGTATAGCTCGCCGCCGGCCAGCTCGCCCATCTCGCGCAGCGACGGCTCCACGGCGGCCAGCACGTCAGGCGGCAGGGCACGCCGCAAGTAGGCGCGCAATACCCGGTCGTCGTCATACTGGTTACCCAGTTGTGGGGCCGGTTGGTTGAATGATTTAATATTCATGTCGTCCCCCTTGTAGGGCGGGATGGTATCCCGCCCCGGTATCCCGCTCCAAGGCAATGGGGGCGGGATGCCATCCCGCCCTACATTAGTGCAGCGATCTCATCCGGCGCAAAGCCCGCCTCGCGCAACACTTCCTCGGTGTGTGCCCCCAGCGCTGCGCCGATGGTGCGATATTCGGCCGCGCCGCCGGAGAAGCGCCAGGGGTTGGCGATCTGCCGCTGCGACCCGCCACCGGGCCGGGGCACATCGACGACCAGGCCGCGGGCCACCGTCTGCGGGTGATCGAGCATTTCGGGCACGGTCAGCACCGGCTCGACGCATACGTCCAGCGCGGCGAAGACGGCCGTCCACTCGGCCAGCGGCCGGGCGGCGATGGCGGCCCGCGTCTCGGCCTTAACCCATGCCTGTTGCGCCGCGTCCAGGCTCAGCCCCGGCGCAAACAGATCGGCCCGGCCGAGGGCGGCGCAGAAGCCCTGCCAAAATTTCGGTTCGATGCTGCCGACCGATAGCCAGCGGCCGTCGGCCGTCTGGTAATAGTCATAGGCCCGGCCGCCATTGAGGGCCATGCCCTCCGCCTCCGGCGTCTCGCCGCCGACGAGGAAATGGGCCGCCAGATGGGCCTGCCAGGCGACCATCAAGTCGAACATGCTGACGTCCACGTATTGGCCGCGGCCGGTGGCGGCGCGTTGGACGACGGCTGCCAGCAGCCCGACCAGCGTCCCCATCGCCCCGCCGCCCACGTCGGCCACCTGGATGCCCAACGGCGGCGGGCCGGCGTCGCGCCGGCCGCTGTAGCTGAGCGCGCCGGACAGGGCCAAATAGTTGTTGTCGTGGCCGGCGCGATCGCGCAAGGGGCCGGTCTGGCCGTAGCCGGTCAGAGCGACGTAGATGAGCGCCGGGTTGGCCGCCCGCAGCGCCTCGTAGCCAAGCCCCAGCCGATCCATGACCCCCGGCCGGAACTGCTCGATGACGATGTCGTAGCCGCCCTCGGCCACTAGTCGCGCGACGGCGGCCACGGCCGCCGGCCGCTTCAGATCGAGGGCCAGCGAGCGCTTGTTGCGGTTGAGCACGCCATGCCAGGCCGACGTGTCGCCGTCATAGGGCGGCAGCAGGCGCACCATGTCCGGCCGGGTGGGCGACTCGACGCGCACCACGTCCGCGCCCAGGTCGGCCAGCAGCATCGTGGCGAAAGGGCCGGGCAAGAGGGCGGTGAAGTCGAGTATTTTGAGCGAAGTGAGTGGTTGGCTGGATCCCGTTCCCATACCGCTATTATAGATCAGGTCGAAGGGAGTAGGTAGCTACCCAGCGTAATCAGAGGAACACAGAGCACACGGAGCAGGACACAGAGGCCACAGAGAAAGAAGGTTCACGAATTTCTCGGTGCTCTCCGTATCCTTCGTGTCCTCTGTGTTACTTCTTTATGCGGTAATGACCAACACCATCGACTTCTGCCTCGTCAACGGCGCCCTCGGCCAGTAACAGATCGAGATACCCAACCAACATCCACAACCCGGCCAGCCGGCTCTCCGGCGGCTGGTGGGCGTACATGCCGTCCAGCAGGTCGGGCACGGTCGTGCGGCCGGCGCGGATAAGGGCCAGACATTCGGCCTTGCGGCTCCGGATGCGCTCGCGCTGCCGGTTGATGACCCGGCGAGGGTCGCCAAACGGCCGGCCGTGGCCGGGATAGACCATCGCCACGTCCAACGCTTCGACCCTATCGAGCGAATCGAGGAAGAGGGGCAGCGACGGCGACCGGCGGCTTTGGCCCGGCGGCGGGTGCTCGATGACCGGCGTGGGCGTGACGGCCAGCAGCATGTCGGCCGACAGCAGCCGCCGCGTCTCCGGCTGGTGGAAGATGGTCTGTGTTCCGGCGTGGCCCGGCGCGTGGTGGATGTCCCAGGCCTGGCCGCCCATTTGCAGCCGGCCGCCGGGATGGAAGGTGACCACCCGCTCGTCGGGCACGGGGTCGGCCAGCGAGGCCAGCCCGCGCAGACCGGCCAGCGTCATCTCGGCCGTCGCCGGGGGCAGGCCCAGCCGCGGCAGGAATGTGTCGCGATAGTAGGCGTGGCGCGCCGCCCACATGCCGCCCGTGGCCGAGAGCCACGGCGCGCCGGCCTCGTAGATCCACACCGTAGCGTCGCTCTCGGCCACGATGCGCCCGGCCAGGCCGTAATGATCGACGTGGGGATGGGTGATGACCACGCGGGCAATATCACCCACGGCCACGCCCTGCGCCGCCAGGCCGTCAACGAGCGCCGCCCAGCAATCGGCCGTCTTCAGCCCGGCATCGACCAGGATGATCTCCGGCTGGGTGAAGAGATAGGCATTGACCGGCCCCATGGCCCAGCCGGTCGGCAGTTCGAGGCGAATTGGCTCCATAATCGTCAGTGGTCTGTGGTCAGTGGTCTGTGGTCTGTGGTCGGACTGACCACCGACCACTATCTTCTGTCTACTATCCCGTATTCTTCAGGCCCGACGCGATGCCGTTGATGGTCAGGAAGATAGTGTCGCGCAGGCTTTCGGCCGCGGCGCTGTCGGCGTCGGGCAGGGCGCGCAGGCGGCGCAGCAGGCTGACCTGAATGAAGTTCAGCGGGTCGATGTAGGGATTGCGGCGGCGGACGGCGCGTTGCAGCACCGAGTCGTTGTCCAGCAGTTCGCGGTGGCCGGTGGTTTGCAGGATGGCCGCCCGCGTCTGGGCAAAGGCCGCCGATACCCGGCCGAAGATGAGGTCGCGCACGCGGCCGTCCTCCACCAGGTCGGCGTAGAGGCGGGCGATGCCCATGTCGGCCTGGGCCATCGACACTTGCGAATTATCGAGCAGATTGCGGAAAAACGGCCACTCGTGATACATCTCCTGCAACAGGGCCAGCCCGGCCGGCGACTGACTATAGGCGGCCAATGCCTCGCCCACGCCGAACCAGCCGGGCAGCACGTGGCGGCATTGCATCCAACTGAAGCCCCAGGGGATGGCCCGCAGGCTGTCGAACGTGGCCGCCCCCGTCCGGCGCGACGGCCGCGAACCGATGCGCATCTGGCTAATCTCGTCCATGGGCGTGGCCTGGCTCCAGTAGACCAACAACTCCGG is drawn from Candidatus Promineifilum breve and contains these coding sequences:
- a CDS encoding alpha-ketoacid dehydrogenase subunit beta, which codes for MRRDRDVFILGEDVAEAGTPFKVLSGLVEEFGTQRVIDSPISEAGIVGIGVGAAMTGGRPVIDIMFGDFLTLTMDQIVNQAAKIHYMSGGKWQVPMVVRTTMGATRRSAAQHSQSLHAWLSHIPGLKVVVPATPYDAKGLLKSAIRDNNPVIFFEDKMMYQQKGPVPENEYLLPFGVADVKRSGRDITLVATSSMVFVALEAAEQLATIGIEAEVVDPRTTVPLDRRTLIESAIKTSRAIVIDEGYTSYGVTAELAAVIADGAFYYLDAPVKRLGAMDTPIPFSPALEDLTVPTSEDVCAMAKTLCGFV
- a CDS encoding thiamine pyrophosphate-dependent dehydrogenase E1 component subunit alpha; amino-acid sequence: MDDKDDRSALPVGRELDVEVLLHLYQQMLTIRHFEEAVNELYRGAKMPGLAHLYIGQEGVAVGLCEVLRRDDYITSTHRGHGHCLAKGAEPDRMFAELLGKESGYCHGKGGSMHIADPESGNLGANAIVGGSMGIATGAALQAKMRGTDQVSVCFFGEGALGQGLLYEVMNMAALWSLPVLFVCENNLYSEYTHFRETLAGDVAARAAAFGIESKTIDGQDVIQVYLTAREIVERMRVSPQPFFLQCNTYRYHGHHVGDIDRKYYRPKDEEVAWQQRDPITKLGEYLLAGGRADQNLLDQIDRGIESDIARAVQSGLAAPFPNQEEVGRFVYA
- a CDS encoding FadR/GntR family transcriptional regulator, which codes for MYSPVKSSQLYKVVATQIKERIISGELETGDRLPPEQGLAEQFEVSRTVIREAIKSLEREGLVEVQQGRGTHVTNGTSSAFKESFSLMMSMSSDRISDDLVEVRALLEPEIAAMAARRATDEDIDVLEKAVATMEAGLADPESFVSADSAFHMALANATKNKLIVRMLEPIVDLLHEMRISISETPSGLQHGQYHHMRILAAIKAHDADAARQEMLLHMEQIQQDIKLRPGP
- a CDS encoding amidase, which encodes MTNTYNLTSLNLPKINGRPLRLFAGALDNGLLRGALLGQLLKQGGITTLREKQFTDAPTFYPLALDEAAELRHSPPADWAAVQEQVAARPAGAPFATIADYARAYRDGRATPEAVAEAVLAAIADSDDDPRPLRAFRATNRDDLMTQARQSAERHRAGRPLSLLDGVPVAVKDEVDQLPYGTTVGTRFMGQTPAAEDATVVARLRAAGALLIGKTNMHEIGINPDGFNEHYGIIRNPYHLDCHAGGSSNGSAAAVAAGICPVAIGADGGGSIRIPAALTGMVGLKSTFGRVSELGAAPLTWSMGHLGPIGATVGDVALVYACIAGPDARDPNSLHQPPVTLDGWNEPDLRGLRLGIYRPWFAHAAPEIVAACEEAVANLQAMGATVHDVAIPELDEIRVAQVVTILAEMVSNMELHAEHWAELSPSTRVNLTLGRAMSAADYLQAQRVRTRALGHFGRAFERVDAILTPATAVTAPTVPDGCEHDGWSDLSSVTELMRFAMPANLTGHPAIAFPVGYDARGLPIGMQAMARPWAEPVLLRLALAAEQTTPRRRPATYYDILGG
- a CDS encoding ATP-dependent 6-phosphofructokinase is translated as MEQNEFDHDLNIDRLGPATVPSPKRVMRYTADDERVIAATDPVAIARQLAAGQAPASFEAAGPREFLFFNPDGLRAGIVTCGGLCPGLNDVIRAIVLSLYHHYGVREIDGFRFGYEGLNPDLGHEPLQLTPDGVEMIGELGGTILGTSRGDQDVTLMVDTLVARNVRILFTIGGDGTLRGAAAIAAEIARRNLPIAVVGVPKTIDNDISLIERSFGFVTATAEARRAVQAAHNEAEAARNGIGLVKLMGRESGFIAAYSALADSQVNFCLIPECPFTLEALLPALAERLRQRGHAVIAVAEGAGQQLVGRDGARDASGNVKMGDIGLFLKEAIKDYFAARNVSISLKYIDPSYTIRSLPANAYDSAYCLLLGFNAVHAAMSGRTNLVVGYWNNHYTHVPIPAAVSRRKQIDPEDWLWTSVLLATGQPRELV
- a CDS encoding acyl-CoA dehydrogenase family protein, with the translated sequence MNIKSFNQPAPQLGNQYDDDRVLRAYLRRALPPDVLAAVEPSLREMGELAGGELYALQLADRLNEPVLTQWDAWGERVDRIEVTAVWQRAERLAAEFGVVGAAYEPQHGRFARLHQFATAYLFHPSTDVYTCPLAMTDGAARTLLLSGNRALIDRAVPHLTSRDPAHFWTSGQWMTESTGGSDVGRSETVACREPDGGWRLFGRKWFTSATTSQMALTLARPEGNGPGGRGLALFYLELRDEAGRLNHIAVNRLKDKLGTRKVPTAELMLEGAPAIPVLELANGVRNIIPMLHLTRTWNSVMAAATMRRGMALARDYARRREAFGAPLARQPLHVDTLAGLQAETEAAFHLSFFVVELLGRDEAGDIDPAGADLLRLLTSIAKLSTGRQAVAVASEVLEAHGGAGYVEDTGLPLLLRDSQVLPIWEGTTNVLALDTLRAIAHDPAGLMALKDKVAAVAQATRDPALAIAAGTAARAIYNAIHWLQERAADRPALEAGARRFGLTLGRALALALLVEQAQWSLAHERDGRARAAALRFAQSPIDLVAAMDAHADRALADDAPLPVMEELATD
- a CDS encoding CaiB/BaiF CoA transferase family protein, giving the protein MGTGSSQPLTSLKILDFTALLPGPFATMLLADLGADVVRVESPTRPDMVRLLPPYDGDTSAWHGVLNRNKRSLALDLKRPAAVAAVARLVAEGGYDIVIEQFRPGVMDRLGLGYEALRAANPALIYVALTGYGQTGPLRDRAGHDNNYLALSGALSYSGRRDAGPPPLGIQVADVGGGAMGTLVGLLAAVVQRAATGRGQYVDVSMFDLMVAWQAHLAAHFLVGGETPEAEGMALNGGRAYDYYQTADGRWLSVGSIEPKFWQGFCAALGRADLFAPGLSLDAAQQAWVKAETRAAIAARPLAEWTAVFAALDVCVEPVLTVPEMLDHPQTVARGLVVDVPRPGGGSQRQIANPWRFSGGAAEYRTIGAALGAHTEEVLREAGFAPDEIAALM